From Aquipuribacter hungaricus, one genomic window encodes:
- a CDS encoding CoA transferase subunit A produces the protein MDIVVPDPHEALAGLTDGATLAVGGFGLCGVPRVLVQAVLDLGVTDLEVVSNNCGVDGAGLGLLLEARRVRRVVASYVGENKEFARQYLSGELEVELTPQGTLAERLRAGGSGIPAFFTRTGVGTVVAEGGLPWRYAADGSVALASPPKRVERFPATADPAGVPVDHVLETAVVADVALVRAARGDRLGNLQFHASARNFNPLVAMSGRLCVAEVEELVEVGTLDPDSVHLPGAFVHRVVPLTPDQARDKLVERRTTTPRPTGQTTSQEDAR, from the coding sequence ATGGACATCGTCGTCCCTGACCCCCACGAGGCCCTGGCCGGGCTCACCGACGGCGCCACCCTGGCCGTCGGCGGCTTCGGGCTGTGCGGCGTCCCCCGCGTGCTGGTCCAGGCCGTGCTCGACCTCGGTGTCACCGACCTGGAGGTCGTGTCCAACAACTGCGGCGTCGACGGCGCCGGGCTCGGCCTGCTGCTCGAGGCCCGGCGCGTCCGGCGCGTCGTGGCCAGCTACGTCGGGGAGAACAAGGAGTTCGCGCGCCAGTACCTGTCCGGCGAGCTCGAGGTCGAGCTCACCCCGCAGGGCACCCTGGCCGAGCGGCTGCGCGCTGGCGGCTCGGGCATCCCGGCCTTCTTCACCCGCACCGGCGTCGGGACGGTCGTCGCCGAGGGCGGGCTGCCGTGGCGGTACGCGGCCGACGGCTCCGTCGCGCTGGCCTCCCCGCCCAAGCGTGTCGAGCGCTTCCCCGCCACGGCCGACCCCGCCGGCGTGCCGGTCGACCACGTCCTGGAGACCGCGGTCGTCGCCGACGTCGCCCTGGTCCGGGCGGCCCGCGGCGACCGGCTCGGCAACCTGCAGTTCCACGCCTCGGCGAGGAACTTCAACCCGCTGGTGGCCATGTCCGGCCGGCTCTGCGTCGCCGAGGTCGAGGAGCTGGTCGAGGTCGGCACCCTCGACCCGGACTCCGTCCACCTGCCCGGGGCGTTCGTCCACCGGGTCGTCCCGCTCACCCCGGACCAGGCACGCGACAAGCTCGTCGAGCGCCGCACCACCACCCCGCGCCCGACCGGTCAGACCACGAGCCAGGAGGACGCACGGTGA